One Deinococcus betulae genomic window carries:
- a CDS encoding branched-chain amino acid ABC transporter permease, translating to MNDFLQTYGFLIATMLQAGLLGLSLYFPLQAGQLSLASPGFYALGGYVAAILLTNPSFAGLRDTLGQGIFPLTWLAGAVLGGLLGVVVGVPALRLRGIYLALATIAFVEILRVVALNLTVTGGAVGIFGIPQTFGFQDRWQYIFLFGPLLALTLLFTRQLERSRVGRALRALREDELAADAMGVPPTQYKVLAFVIGAALAGLVGAMSAPFLNTWNAKQGTFDSSITILAAVLIGGSRNIWGPVVGGALLAAVPEVLRFLADWRLVINGLVLVVASLYLPQGIVGALARLTRPRPPQRPLAPAYEKQP from the coding sequence GTGAACGATTTTCTCCAAACCTACGGTTTTCTGATCGCCACCATGCTGCAAGCGGGTCTGCTGGGCCTCAGTCTGTACTTCCCGCTGCAGGCGGGTCAACTGAGCCTGGCCAGCCCCGGCTTCTACGCTCTGGGCGGGTACGTGGCCGCCATCCTGCTCACCAACCCTTCGTTTGCAGGCCTGCGGGACACGCTGGGGCAGGGCATCTTTCCGCTGACCTGGCTGGCGGGGGCCGTGCTGGGCGGCTTGCTGGGCGTGGTGGTGGGTGTGCCGGCGCTGCGGCTGCGCGGCATTTACCTGGCGCTGGCCACCATCGCCTTCGTGGAAATCCTGCGGGTGGTGGCGCTGAACCTGACGGTGACGGGCGGCGCCGTGGGTATCTTCGGCATTCCGCAAACCTTCGGGTTTCAGGACCGCTGGCAGTACATCTTTCTGTTCGGGCCCCTACTGGCGCTGACCCTGCTGTTTACGCGGCAGCTGGAACGCTCGCGGGTCGGCCGGGCCCTGCGCGCCCTCCGCGAGGACGAACTGGCTGCCGACGCCATGGGTGTGCCGCCCACCCAGTACAAGGTGCTGGCTTTCGTGATTGGCGCGGCCCTGGCGGGACTGGTGGGGGCCATGAGCGCGCCCTTCCTGAACACCTGGAATGCCAAGCAGGGGACGTTCGACTCGTCCATCACCATCCTGGCCGCGGTGCTGATTGGCGGCAGCCGCAACATCTGGGGCCCCGTGGTGGGCGGCGCGCTGCTGGCCGCCGTGCCCGAGGTGCTGCGGTTCCTGGCCGACTGGCGCCTGGTGATCAACGGCCTGGTGCTGGTGGTGGCCAGCCTGTATCTGCCGCAGGGCATTGTCGGGGCCCTGGCCCGCCTGACCCGGCCCCGCCCCCCGCAGCGTCCCCTGGCGCCGGCCTACGAGAAACAGCCATGA
- a CDS encoding ABC transporter ATP-binding protein, whose product MTASSTPLLQAREMTRRFGGLVAVDHVSFDVHEGEIFGLIGPNGAGKTTLFNLMTGLTPPSSGTLSYQGQPITGLPPHRVAQTGLSRTFQNIRLFRGLSALENVKIAQHTRTHAGLWRGVFGGARAEEVAVERRAWDLLDLVGLSDRAGELAGNFSYGDQRRLEIARALATEPRVLLLDEPAAGMNTAEKGQLTAFIRQVRDQFNLTVLVIEHHVPLVMNLCDRVAVLNFGKLIAVGDPATVQRDPKVIEAYLGGEE is encoded by the coding sequence ATGACAGCCTCCTCCACTCCTCTCCTCCAAGCCCGCGAGATGACCCGGCGCTTCGGCGGTCTGGTCGCCGTGGACCACGTTTCTTTCGATGTCCATGAGGGTGAGATCTTCGGTCTGATCGGGCCCAACGGCGCGGGCAAGACCACCCTGTTTAACCTGATGACCGGCCTGACGCCTCCTTCCAGCGGCACCCTGAGCTACCAGGGCCAGCCGATTACGGGCCTGCCGCCGCACCGCGTGGCGCAGACTGGCCTGAGCCGCACCTTTCAGAACATCCGTCTGTTCCGGGGCCTGTCCGCGCTGGAGAATGTCAAGATTGCCCAGCACACCCGCACCCACGCGGGGCTGTGGCGCGGCGTTTTTGGCGGGGCGCGGGCCGAGGAAGTGGCCGTCGAGCGCCGCGCCTGGGACCTGCTGGACCTGGTCGGCCTGAGCGACCGCGCGGGCGAACTGGCGGGCAATTTCAGCTACGGCGACCAGCGCCGCCTGGAAATTGCCCGCGCTCTGGCCACCGAGCCGCGCGTGCTGCTGCTGGACGAACCGGCCGCTGGCATGAACACCGCCGAGAAGGGCCAGCTGACGGCCTTTATCCGCCAGGTGCGCGATCAGTTTAACCTAACGGTGCTGGTCATTGAACACCATGTGCCGCTGGTCATGAACCTCTGTGACCGGGTGGCGGTGCTGAATTTCGGCAAGCTGATCGCTGTGGGCGACCCCGCCACCGTGCAGCGCGACCCGAAAGTGATTGAAGCGTATCTGGGAGGCGAAGAATGA
- a CDS encoding ABC transporter ATP-binding protein, translating to MTLLEIENLSVNYGAIQAVRGLSLTVQEGEVVTLIGANGAGKTTTLRAVSRLLRPVAGQIRFAGRDITRAPADQAVRLGIAQSPEGRQVLARQSVQDNLELGAYTRKGNFRADLYEMYERFPRLGERRTQLAGTLSGGEQQMLAIARALMSRPKLLLLDEPSLGLAPIIVREIFSIIRELNEQGVTILLVEQNARLAMNASHRTYVLEAGQLTFSGVSADLVNDERVLHAYLGG from the coding sequence ATGACGCTGCTGGAAATCGAGAATCTGAGCGTCAACTACGGCGCCATTCAGGCCGTGCGGGGCCTGTCGCTAACTGTGCAGGAGGGCGAGGTGGTCACGCTGATTGGCGCCAACGGAGCTGGGAAGACGACCACCCTGCGCGCCGTGTCGCGGCTGCTGCGCCCGGTGGCCGGCCAGATTCGCTTTGCAGGCCGCGATATCACCCGCGCGCCTGCCGATCAAGCTGTGCGCCTGGGCATTGCGCAGAGCCCGGAAGGCCGACAGGTGCTGGCCCGCCAGAGCGTGCAGGACAATCTGGAACTGGGCGCCTACACCCGGAAGGGCAACTTCCGGGCGGACCTTTACGAAATGTACGAGCGCTTTCCCCGTCTGGGCGAGCGGCGCACGCAGCTGGCGGGCACCTTGTCCGGCGGCGAGCAGCAGATGCTGGCCATCGCCCGCGCCCTGATGAGCCGGCCCAAACTGCTGCTGCTGGACGAACCCAGCCTGGGCCTGGCCCCCATCATCGTGCGCGAGATTTTTAGCATCATCCGCGAACTGAACGAACAGGGCGTCACGATTTTGCTGGTGGAGCAGAATGCCCGCCTGGCCATGAATGCCAGCCACCGCACCTACGTACTGGAGGCCGGGCAACTGACCTTCAGCGGCGTCAGTGCCGACCTGGTCAACGACGAACGGGTGCTGCACGCTTACCTGGGCGGCTAG
- a CDS encoding aminotransferase class I/II-fold pyridoxal phosphate-dependent enzyme, which translates to MKPLATRLANFGPSVFSELTRLAAVHQAVNLGQGFPDFAPEPFMLDALRSAAAGPQQYVPPAGLLELRQALSTFLTPSCGFAPDPETEITVTVGATEAMHAAIQALVNPGDEVVILEPSYDMYAPQVEFAQGVVRRVALVPDEAGHWCLNLEAVRALVTPKTKALILNTPHNPTGKVFSYAELAGLAELALEFDLYVLADEVYSHLVYEGEHVSVASLPGMRERTVTIGSAGKLFSVTGWRVGWAVASPEVSKALRAGHTFVTFAAPTPLQVALTVALTYTQTLSVTAQTFRQRRDQLAAALTAAGLPPYPAQGGYFLTADVSALGQDEAEVARFLLTEGGVAALPMGVFYSEATRPLVPRLRFAFCKSGEVLDEAARRLARVPVPSATVQVQHS; encoded by the coding sequence ATGAAGCCACTGGCGACCCGCCTGGCCAACTTTGGCCCTTCTGTGTTCAGTGAACTGACCCGGCTCGCGGCGGTCCATCAGGCCGTGAATCTTGGGCAGGGCTTTCCTGACTTTGCCCCCGAGCCTTTCATGCTTGACGCTTTACGGAGTGCAGCAGCTGGCCCACAGCAGTATGTGCCGCCTGCCGGTCTCCTTGAGCTGCGGCAGGCGCTGTCCACCTTCCTGACACCCAGCTGTGGCTTTGCCCCTGACCCCGAGACAGAAATAACGGTAACCGTGGGCGCCACAGAGGCGATGCACGCTGCTATCCAGGCCCTGGTCAACCCAGGCGACGAAGTGGTCATTCTGGAACCGAGCTACGACATGTACGCGCCACAGGTCGAATTTGCGCAGGGGGTCGTGCGCCGCGTGGCCCTGGTGCCTGATGAAGCTGGCCACTGGTGCCTGAATCTGGAGGCCGTGCGGGCCCTCGTGACGCCAAAGACCAAAGCGCTGATTCTGAACACCCCCCATAATCCAACCGGCAAGGTGTTCTCGTACGCCGAACTGGCCGGCCTGGCCGAGCTGGCGCTGGAATTTGACCTGTATGTGCTGGCTGATGAGGTCTACAGTCACCTCGTTTACGAAGGCGAGCATGTCTCGGTCGCGTCGTTGCCGGGCATGCGCGAACGGACCGTCACCATCGGCTCGGCGGGCAAGCTCTTTTCCGTGACGGGCTGGCGGGTGGGCTGGGCCGTGGCCTCTCCTGAGGTGAGTAAGGCCCTCCGGGCGGGTCACACTTTCGTGACGTTTGCGGCGCCCACGCCTCTTCAGGTCGCCCTGACTGTGGCCTTGACCTACACGCAGACCCTGTCAGTGACGGCACAGACCTTCCGGCAGCGGCGTGACCAATTGGCGGCGGCACTCACGGCTGCCGGTTTACCGCCTTATCCCGCGCAGGGCGGCTACTTTTTGACCGCAGATGTCTCTGCTCTGGGCCAGGATGAGGCTGAAGTGGCCCGGTTCCTCCTCACCGAAGGTGGAGTGGCTGCGCTGCCAATGGGCGTGTTTTACAGCGAGGCGACCCGGCCGCTGGTCCCAAGGCTACGCTTCGCCTTCTGCAAGTCCGGTGAGGTGCTGGACGAGGCGGCCCGCCGACTGGCCCGAGTGCCAGTACCTTCAGCGACTGTTCAGGTACAGCACAGCTGA
- a CDS encoding uroporphyrinogen-III synthase, with translation MQALIRTYGGIPQVAPSMRERPLDLSSALALFQRHLLTGDIHAVVCQAGVGTRTFLQALVPTKLEALQNVPFLALGPISARVLSDFGLGRVQKTRPHLWPQVAEHLLATLSRGQHAVILEYGEAMPAALVRELGAAGIRVTSLPVYHCAFPINPVPLAQAVRDVVLGGPDVLLLSRGTQLLHFLKYAERLGLQAEARAGLNRLVTVSIGPACSEAAADLGLRIDLEADPHTMTTLVRLAAEKAHSVMAQRLSRTG, from the coding sequence ATGCAGGCCCTCATCCGCACCTACGGGGGAATCCCTCAGGTTGCGCCTAGCATGCGCGAACGGCCGCTTGATTTGAGCAGTGCCCTGGCCCTGTTTCAGCGGCACCTGCTGACCGGAGATATACACGCTGTCGTTTGTCAGGCTGGCGTAGGCACCCGGACGTTCCTTCAGGCGCTGGTCCCTACTAAACTTGAGGCCCTTCAGAACGTGCCTTTTCTTGCGCTCGGCCCCATATCAGCGCGTGTGCTGAGCGATTTCGGGCTCGGCCGCGTTCAGAAGACCCGGCCTCACCTGTGGCCCCAGGTGGCCGAACACCTGTTGGCCACCCTCTCGCGGGGCCAGCACGCGGTCATCCTTGAATACGGCGAGGCCATGCCGGCCGCCCTGGTCCGTGAACTGGGTGCCGCCGGCATTCGGGTCACCAGCTTGCCCGTCTACCACTGCGCTTTTCCGATCAATCCTGTTCCCCTCGCTCAAGCGGTCCGCGACGTTGTGCTGGGTGGGCCTGATGTCCTGCTGCTTTCGAGAGGCACGCAGTTGCTCCATTTCCTGAAATATGCGGAGAGGCTTGGGCTTCAGGCAGAGGCCCGCGCCGGCCTGAACCGTCTGGTCACGGTCAGTATTGGCCCGGCGTGCAGTGAGGCGGCCGCCGACCTGGGCCTCCGGATTGACCTGGAAGCCGACCCGCACACCATGACCACGCTGGTACGGCTGGCGGCGGAGAAGGCCCACAGCGTCATGGCCCAGCGCCTGAGCCGCACCGGATAG
- a CDS encoding acyl-CoA dehydrogenase family protein gives MTSTDHQPSIFSGHTPLERARQVVGALAATAVQRDRSAGLPDLEVRLLRAAGLLDLVVPRHYGGQGGTWPEALEVVRALSHDSGSLGQLYGNHLGLLIAPHLSGSAAQQAFYYRGTAEHQWFWANALNTRDPRLRLTQTGAGEFRLNGVKGFGTGVAVGDQRLFSAVPADGGDPVTFVLPQDREGIHAQEDWDSFGQRRTASGTVNFDGVQLGPEEILSGSSSEQAFSTFSGVISQATKTFIYLGIAESALVSARDYLCTQARPWLTSGVTQASHDPYVLRQYAELWVALQGALALARHAATTVQAAWRQEWALTAAERGAAAVDVFAAKVSATQAGLQITSRLFELLGPRATTTELGFDRFWRDLRTFTLHDPVDYKLKEIGDQLLNDTWPAVTQYS, from the coding sequence ATGACCAGTACGGACCATCAACCCTCCATCTTTTCGGGACACACGCCGCTTGAACGGGCTCGCCAGGTCGTTGGTGCGCTGGCAGCCACGGCAGTCCAGCGCGACCGCAGTGCTGGTTTGCCTGACCTAGAAGTGCGTTTGCTGCGCGCGGCGGGCCTGCTTGACCTGGTGGTGCCCCGGCACTACGGCGGTCAGGGCGGCACCTGGCCAGAGGCGCTGGAAGTCGTGCGGGCACTGTCTCATGACAGCGGCTCTCTGGGCCAGTTGTATGGCAATCACCTGGGCCTGCTGATTGCGCCTCACCTGTCGGGAAGCGCGGCGCAGCAGGCCTTTTATTACCGGGGCACCGCCGAGCACCAGTGGTTCTGGGCCAATGCGCTGAACACCCGCGACCCCAGGCTGCGGCTCACGCAGACCGGTGCAGGCGAATTCCGCCTGAATGGCGTTAAGGGTTTCGGCACAGGCGTGGCGGTGGGCGACCAGCGACTCTTCAGTGCTGTGCCCGCAGACGGCGGGGACCCAGTCACCTTTGTCCTGCCGCAGGACCGCGAGGGGATACACGCTCAGGAGGACTGGGACTCGTTTGGTCAGCGCCGGACAGCCAGCGGCACGGTTAACTTTGATGGGGTTCAGCTCGGGCCAGAGGAAATCCTCAGTGGCTCGTCGTCCGAGCAGGCGTTTTCGACATTTTCTGGCGTTATCTCGCAGGCCACGAAGACGTTTATCTACCTGGGCATTGCCGAAAGTGCCCTGGTTTCAGCTCGCGACTACCTGTGCACCCAGGCCCGGCCCTGGTTGACCTCTGGCGTCACGCAGGCCAGTCACGACCCTTACGTGCTGCGGCAGTACGCCGAACTCTGGGTGGCGCTGCAGGGGGCGCTGGCGCTGGCCCGTCACGCGGCGACCACAGTTCAGGCCGCCTGGCGCCAGGAGTGGGCTCTGACCGCCGCCGAACGCGGCGCCGCAGCGGTTGACGTCTTTGCCGCCAAGGTCAGCGCGACCCAGGCGGGCCTGCAGATCACCAGCCGCCTCTTTGAACTCCTGGGGCCGCGCGCCACGACGACAGAACTGGGCTTCGACCGTTTCTGGCGGGACCTGCGGACCTTTACCCTTCACGACCCTGTGGACTACAAGTTGAAAGAAATTGGCGACCAATTGCTGAATGACACCTGGCCGGCAGTGACTCAGTACTCCTAA